CTTTCCGGTTCGGTTTCAGTTCAGGAAGAGAAATGGGTTTCTGTTGGTATTTACTAACAAAATCTAATCTCTTATGAACAGAGCAATGCAAAGATAAGTCAAATATTGCACCCTTTAACCATGTACAACCGGATTCAGAATTCCCCGTCCTCTACCAGATCCTCTATGTCCTTATAAGACAGGCGTTTAATGTCTTTTTCCTTCCTGTTGACAGGGTTATTTCCTCCACCCGGATCAGAGTTGTTATCACCCGGATCAAAGGTGTTATTCAGGTGAAATACCTCGTACATCTGCGTATTCCCAGCCATCTTTTTGGTTTTTCCTAAGCGAAGTGTAAGCCCGAACTGAATAAATCCCCTGGCGCCTTCCAGCGGCTCGGAAGCAAAAGGTTTTATCCGTTCCAGTTTCTCGCGATTTTGCTGATAAGAAGCGAATCCCATCCAGTTAAACAGGGTGACTCCGGCGCCTGCGTAAACGGAGAAATAACTCGATGGAGTGTATTCCAGTTTTAAGCCCGACAGGTACTCAAGCCGCCCGAAAATAATATAATTGCTGTCAGCGCTGAGCCCGCTGTAAATCAGCGTGTCTCTGCCGTCATTCAGATGAGCGCTGTTCGCAAAGTTATAGATACCTCCCATTGGTTTTGCATACATACTAGCACAGAATTTTTTTCCGACGGGAACGTTTACAGAAATGTTCCTGGGAAAGGTGAAGCTGGCGTAAACTCCATCCAGTTTTCCCAACCGTATTCCGATCACCGGCAAGTGCAGCCGGTCACCAAAAAGAAAGGTCTTGGTGATGCCCAGTTTGAAGCTGAACCAGTGATTCACGGTTCGGTTGAAAACAAGTACCGACGCCATCCTGAACTCATGTCCGGTTTTTACCGTGTTGTCTCCGGTAACAAATGGAGAAAAATCAAAAAACCAAATATTCTTTTCGCCATTGTTGTAGATATAGCGAATTCCTACCGACGATTTGAAAAGGGTATGCTGAGATGCCAGGTTGCTAAAGTGAGGCCGTGCCTTCAAAAAACTTCCCGTGATCAACAGGTGCCGGTTCGCAATCACTGTACCTTCCTTTTTATGAATATCTTTTGTGTAAACGGGGATGTAAAAACTCGTCACCCCCTGTGAAAAGGAATAGTTGCCGAGCGTGTCAATTTTTTCATTGTCAATTGCGTAGGCTCCGGATCCGTACCAGTTAAACCAGAAGGTGCTGTTGAAATAATGTTTGGGACCACGTGCAAGGGTGTCCTGAGCATAACCGCTGTTTCCAAAAATAAAGGGCAGCAGCACCATTAGCAGTTTCACTGTCCACAGCAACTTATCACTGCCTAACGTTCTTTTCATACAAATTTCTTACAATGCTTACTGCTCACTGCCAGACTCCTTTACTTTGATGATCAGTACCTTCCTGAATTCTTCCTCTGCTTTAAAAACGCGGGCTGCCTTTTTTGGAGGTATCGCTGCTTTTATTTTTTTAATCATGTCCTTCTGCAGGTCAAGCTCTTTTTGTTTATAGGAAATCTCCGCTTCCATCAGTGCATTAGCCTCTTCATCACTCAACTTATCAAGGTCTGGGTATTTTGCCTTGAGCGATTGGCGGTGGGATTTTCTGAGGTTGTCTTTTTTCTGCAGATAGTCGTTATAGATCGGCCAGAATTTAGCGGCCTCATCTGTAGTAAGTCCCATCGCCTTGTTCATAACGGTGACTCGCAGTGCATCAATGTCGTCCTTTGTGCTCTTCTGGGAATAAAGTCCCAGCGAACAGAGGAAAAAAAGTATCGTTATCGTCCTCATGTTATTCTGTTTCGTTGATCTCCGAACTGATTTCTTCACCGGATTCCAGCAGCAGATCTTCCGCAGCAGATTCGTCCGGACCTTCATGCATTTCCACTCCCATTTCTTCCAGGAGCGATTGTTCATCTATGTTAAATTGCTCGGGATTTTCAATAACAAGCGATGTGCTGGATTCACTAAGCAGAAATTGGCCGTTGCCGGGGGTAGCGCCGTCCTTCAGAAAAAAGAGCAGGCTGCTGATTCCTGTCATAATCAACAAACCGGCGGCAACGGCCCACCACGCGCGTGTACGCGAGATTCGGACAATTTTTACCTCTTTTTCCGAAGCATCTTCCTCCCTGATCTTCTGCATCACACGGGAGGAAAGAGTTTTAAAATAGTCTCCGGGTATTTCATGCACTTCATCCTTCTGACGGTAAAGCTGCTCCGTTGCAATGCTGGCTTTGATCTGTCCGGGAAGTTCCTCAAAGTACGTGGGAGGTATCTGAAAAGGATTCGCTGTGCCGGCTTCTTCCATGTGGGACTGTCTGATTATCCTTACCCCCAATTCATCAAAATACGCAACAGGCACCGTAAAGCCATCCTTTGAAGGAAGTCTCATTTTAGAGCGAATCATCCCGGGTAGCTCCTCAAAATACCCTTCTGGTAATGTAAAAGGGTTGTTTTTCAGTAACTTATAATCTTTTATTTTAAATACCCTATCCATTCAATAATCAGACTGCCTAAATCGTAAAAGGTTTAATGCGTATCCCGGTATCCCATCATCTCTCCATATTCTTTATCATATATTCCTCTACTTTTTTCACCGCGTGATGGTACGACGCCTTCAGGGCACCGACAGAAGTTTCCAGCACATCGCTCATTTGTTCATAAGGCATTTCTTCAAAGTAGCGCATATTGAATACGATCCGTTGTTTGTCCGGAAGATTCAGAATGGCTTGTTGCAGCTTTTTCTGTAATTCATCTCCCTTAAAGTAGTTGTCGTCTTCCAGCGTTTTACTCAACCCGTGCGCTACATCATCAAAGTTGACGTACAAATGAGCTTTCTTCTGTCGGAGAAAGGAAAGAGATTCGTTTGTGGCGATTCGATAGAGCCAGGTAAAGAGTTGGGAATCTTCATTGAATTTATCCAGGCTCTTCCACACTTTTATAAAAACATTCTGGACAACATCGTCCGCATCGTCATGACTGATAACGATACGCCGGATATGCCAATAGATTTTTTTCTGGTAGCGTTCCACCAGATGTGTGAACGCGCGCTCCCGGGTATCGGGAGTTCTGAATTGGGCCAGTAGTTCCTTGTCAGTAAGTTCCACTCTCTTAGATCAGGAGCGGCGCTTCATGGCCTTCAGGGCTTTCTCTGCTATTGCTTCTTTGGTAAGCCCGTATTTCTTCATGAGTTCCGCCGGCGTTCCGCTTTCTCCGAACTGATCGTTCACAGCTACCATTTCAACCGGGCAGGGAAATTCTCTTCCTGTCAGTTGTGAGATGGAGTCTCCAAGCCCTCCGTGGGCCTGATGCTCCTCCGCTGTTACGGCGCATCGGGTTTTGCGTACGGAAGTTAAGACGGCTTTTTCGTCTAAAGGTTTAATGGTATGTATATTTATTACTTCGGCAGAAACACCTTGGGCTTCAAGCAGTTCGCATGCCTGTATGGCTTCCCATACCAAATGTCCGGTGGCAAAAATGCTTACATCCTTACCCTCATTAAGCATCACCGCCTTGCCAATCTCGAATTTTTGATCCGCCGGAGTGAAGTTAGGTACAGCGGGTCTTCCGAACCGTAGATACACAGGTCCCTCGTAATCAGCAATGGCAAGAGTGGCAGCTTTGGTCTGATTAAAGTCGCAGGTATTGATCACCACCATGCCCGGCAGCATTTTCATTAGGCCAATGTCTTCAAGAATCTGGTGGGTGGCACCATCCTCGCCCAGCGTAAGTCCGGCATGCGACGCACAGATTTTTACATTCTTCCCGGAATAGGCCACACTCTGACGAATCTGATCGTAAACCCTTCCGGTGGAAAAATTAGCGAAGGTGCCAGTGTATGGAATGTGTCCTCCCACCGTCAGCCCGGCTGCCATTCCTATCATATTTGCTTCTGCGATTCCTGCCTGAAAAAACCTTTCGGGATTTTCCTTTTTGAAGGCATCCATTTTCAGTGAACCGGTGAGGTCGGCGCAGAGTGCCACCACTTTGGGATTTTTCTTTCCCAGTTCCTGAAGGCCGGCGCCAAAGCCGCTTCGTGTATCTTTTTTTTCGGTGAAGGTGAACTTCTTCATTTCAGTACATTTTGACAGTGGATGAACCGCCGGGGTTGATGGTAAATTTACGCTCTACGGTGTATACAGACTCTTTCGCATTTTGCGGACGGTATTCGACGCGGTAATTACCGGGCTGCAAAACAATATTTTCACTGGTAAGAGTGCTCTCAAGATTGGTCACCCAAACCAGCTTCCCGTTCTCTTCAAGGTATAGGCTGCACGGACCCGGGCTGGGCCGGATGATTGTTGCGATGCCTGATTCCTGAATTTCAATGGTGGTTGTGGTGCTTTGCGAAATCGTCAGGTCTTTCATCTTGATCCTCGGCAGTGTAAGAATTTCTATATCATAAAAGCCGGTAATGTACTTCTCAGGATCATTGATCATCTGCACATTCAGTGTGGACGGATCTTTGCTTTTTCTGACGATCACCGGCAGCGACTTATAGTTGTTGGTACCGTTAATCTTTACATACAATGTTCCCTGAGGGGCGTCCACAGCGATTACATTATGCTTGCCTGGTGTAATGGTAATATTCTCCTTGCTTACAGGCGGAATTGTATGCACAACCATTTTATAAGTTCCCAGCGGATCGATCATTAGTGTGTCCGGATTTCCGCGGTGATTGATCGTGTGCATGTAGTTATATTTGATCTCTCCGCTGTACTGGTCATAAAATGTCATATTCACGTCTGTTTCAGTGGGCTTCCCGGATTTATCAAGAAGATTCACCTGCACAGAGGTATTATTCAGAACCTGGGTAACTATAACATTCAGAATATTCTTGAAACTTTCCTCACTGCTGGCGTCGTAGTATTTCCCGATACATCCCATCTGCTCGCCAAAGAGCTGGTTCAGACCAATGCCGATTACAAATGGTTTAAGTACGATGCCGGACTTCTGCAGCTTCATGGCAACTTCACAGGGATTTCCGCCGCATTCCTCAATGCCATCTGTAATCAGAATGATCACATTACGGGTGTTGGCTTTTTTCGGAAAATCATTCGCGCATTGGCCTAATGAATAGGCGATAGGGGTAGTTCCTGTTGGAACCAGGCCTTTGATCTTCGCTTTCATCTTCGGGATATTCTCTACCGGCACACCGAATGGCACTTCCAGTTTCGTGTCCTCACAGTTGCGTTGCGGCTGCAAGGGGAACTGGTGACCATATACGCGCAGAGCAACTTCCAGATTTGGTTTGCCTTTCAGACTATCCAGGAAATCACAGAACATCGCTTTCGCTTTATCAATTTTAATCCCTGTTTGCCACTGTCCGTACATACTGAACGAATCGTCGAATACAAAAAGTATCCGTGTGGTCGTCTGCTGGGAGAACGCAGCAACAGATAACAGCAGCAACAGCAGTAATGCTGCAACTGAATAACTTCCTGAACGTTGTTTCGTCTTCACAATCAATGCAAGGGTATTATATCATATTTAATAATCTCCCAACGTCTCTTCCAGCTGTGCCAGCGCTTTCTTTAGTTGTTCATCGTTTGGCGCTACTCCATGCCAGTGGTGTGTTCCCTCCATAAAATCTACTCCTTTTCCCATCTCAGTCTTCATCAGTATCATCACCGGCTTTTTATTTCCGCACTTTCCTTTCGCTTCATTGAGCGTATTGACCAGCGCAACCATGTCATGTCCGTCGGTTTTTAGTACCTCCCAGCCAAATGCGTGCCATTTTGCTTCCAGATCACCCAATGGAAGCACTTTATCTGTCGGACCGTCAATCTGTTGGCCATTCACATCTATAGTGCTGATGAGGTTATCTATTTTATTGGCCGATGCAAACATGGCCGCTTCCCAGATTTGTCCTTCCTGGATCTCTCCATCGCCATGCAGGCTGAACACCAAACTCTTATCCTTATTCAGTTTTTTACCCAGCGCTGCACCTATCGCCACAGAAAGTCCTTGCCCCAGTGAACCACTGGCAATTCGTATGCCCGGAAGTCCTTCATGTGTGGTCGGATGGCCTTGTAATCGGGAATTGAGTTTCCGGAAAGTGGCCAGCTCATGGACGGGGAAATATCCGCTACGTGCGAGTACGCTATAGAGAAGTGGAGAAATGTGGCCGTTGGAGAGGAAAAAAATATCTTCACCATACCCATCCATGCTCCAGCCCTTGGCATGATGCTTCATTACGTCGAAGTACAAGGCAACAAGGAAATCCGTACATCCCAGAGAACCTCCGGGATGGCCTGATTGAACGGCATGTACCATTCTTAAAATATCTCTTCGAACCTGAGAGCTTGTCCTTTTCAGTTCGTCAATCTTCGACATAGGCCTTTGGCGTGTTAATGGGGTCTGAATGACCTCTTTTGCTTCCATGAAATATCATTTGTGGTTAAAATTACCCCTATTTGATACGCTGCTGATTTTGCTGTTGAAAACTTATAAGAATGTTGAAAACTAGGGAGAAAGGTACTCCGTGTATGCTCCCGGTCGCCGGTAACTTTGCGCCCGAAAATTCGATTCATATGGCACTTAAATGCGGTATTGTGGGATTACCGAACGTTGGTAAGTCTACACTTTTTAATTGTTTGTCGAATGCCAAAGCGCAGGCGGCCAATTTTCCATTTTGCACTATTGAGCCAAATGTGGGAGTGATCACGGTTCCTGACGAACGGCTGAATAAGCTTTCTGAACTGGTGAAGCCTGAAAGGATTGTTCCCACCACAGTGGAGATCGTGGACATTGCCGGTTTGGTGAAAGGCGCAAGCAAAGGCGAAGGTCTCGGAAATCAGTTTCTTGCAAATATTCGCGAAACCAATGCTATTCTGCATGTGTTGCGGTGTTTCGACGACCCTAATGTGGTTCATGTAGACGGCTCCGTAAATCCGGTACGCGACAAGGAGATTATTGACACGGAGTTGCAATTGAAAGACCTTGAAACGGTAGATACGGCGTACAAACGCCTGGAAAGGGCTGCAAAATCAGGAAACGACAAGGATGCGAAAAAGAGGGTTGAAGTGATGCTGAAAGTGAAACAAACACTGGAATCAGGTAGCAATGCCAGGGCCTCGGGGTTGAGTCCTGAGGATTTTAGTCTCATTGCTGATCTTCACCTTCTGACGATGAAACCGGTAATGTATGTATGCAATGTGGATGAGGCCGCCGCGAAGACAGGAAATAAATATGTGGATGCGGTACAGGAGCTGGTTAGGAGCGAAAATGCTGAGGTTCTGGTGATTACAGCTGCTATGGAGGCAGAAATTGCCGCACTCGAAACGTACGAGGAGCGGAAGGCATTCCTCGATGATTTGGGTCTTCAAGAACCTGGTGTTAATAAATTGATCCGCGCTGCTTACAAACTCCTGAATCTCCAAACTTACTTTACGGCCGGAGTGAAGGAGGTGCGGGCATGGACCATTACAAGGGGGATGACCGCGCCACAGGCAGCCGGGGTGATCCATACTGACTTTGAGAAAGGTTTCATCAAAGCAGAGGTGATCAAATACAAGGATTTTGTTTCACTTGGATCGGAAGCTGCCTGTCGCGACGCCGGGAAACTGGGAATCGAAGGCAAAGAATATATTGTTGATGACGGAGATGTTATGCATTTCAGGTTCAACGTGTAAAAGGTAGAGTCTGTATTAAGTTCAATGAAACAGTCACAAAAAAATTCTTTGATAATGATCCTGCTCCCTTGCTTTTTTTCTTTGCATGTGTTTGCTCAGAAGAAAAACTGACTCTGTCCCTAAGGAATACATGATCTGTTAAAATGCAATGGAAGGAAAAGAATAAATTTTGAATTAGGAAACGGAGAAAATGGCAAAGTACACAGAAGCTGACATTCGATCGCTGGACTGGAAAGAGCACATCCGGCTGCGACCCGGGATGTATATAGGAAAGTTGGGAGACGGCTCCTCCTATGATGATGGGATATACATCCTCATTAAGGAAGTGATAGATAATTGCATTGACGAATATGTGATGGGATTCGGCAAGCAGATAGATGTGGAGGTAAGCGACGAGAGTGTAACCATCAGGGATTATGGCAGGGGCATTCCGCTTGGGAAGGTTGTAGACTGTGTTTCGAAGATCAATACCGGGGCCAAATACGATTCGGAGGCCTTTAAAAAGTCCGTTGGCCTGAATGGAGTGGGCACCAAAGCGGTGAACGCGTTATCCTCTCACTTCCGCATCCAAAGTGTCAGGGACGGGAAAACGGTGATCGCCGAATTTCAGCGTGGCGCACTGAAAAAGGAGGAACGGCCGAAATCTTCCTCAGAAAAACCGGGCACCATTGTGATCTATACTCCCGACGAGAAAATGTTCGGAAAGTTCCACCACATCAATGAGTACGTAGAGCGAATGATGTGGAACTACGCTTACCTGAATACGGGGCTAACCCTGAATTACAACGGCAAGAAATTCTATTCTGAGAACGGTCTTAAGGACCTTCTTACAGGAAAAATTGCAGAAGATCAGGTATTGTATCCCATCATTCACCTGAAAGGGGATGACATAGAGATTGCGATGACACACCACAATAGTCAGTACGGTGAGGAATATTACTCCTTTGTGAATGGTCAGCATACAACCCAGGGCGGGACTCATCTTTCCGCGTTCCGGGAAGCAGTCGCCAAAACGATCAAGGAATTTTACAAAAAGGATTTTGACGCGGCGGATATCCGGACCTCAATTGTAGCGGCCATCTCGGTGAAAGTGCAGGAGCCGGTCTTTGAATCTCAGACGAAAACACAGTTGGGATCCCTGGACGTAGGACCAAAGGGGCCCTCGATGCGGAGTTTTGTGGGAGATTTTGTGAAGAATGCACTCGATAACTACCTGCATCAGCATCCTGAAATGGCCGAAGCCCTCCAGCAAAAGATCATCCAGAGCGAAAGGGAACGCAAGGAACTCGCCGGTATCCAGAAACTGGCGCGTGAACGGGCGAAAAAGTCAAGCCTTCATAACAAGAAGCTGCGCGACTGCCGGGTTCATTTTAACACGAATCATGAGCGGGCGAAGGAAACAACCCTTTTTCTTTGCGAAGGAGATTCTGCCAGCGGATCTATCACAAAGGTAAGAGACGTAGAAACACAGGGAGTATTCAGCCTGAAAGGGAAACCTCTGAATGCGTTCGGTCTCTCTAAAAAAATTGTTTATGAGAATGAGGAATTCAATCTGATCCAGGCAGCTCTGGATATTGAGGAAAGTGTGGAAAACCTGAGGTACAATAACATTGTGCTTGCCACCGATGCGGATGTGGATGGGATGCATATTCGATTGCTTCTGCTGACTTTTTTCCTTCAGTTTTTTCCGGACCTCGTAAAAAACGGACATGTGTACATCTTGCAGACCCCGCTATTCCGTGTGCGCAATAAAAAGGAAACCATCTATTGCTATAGCGAGCAGGAAAAACGGAAGGCAGTAGAAAAACTGGGACCGAAGCCTGAGATTACCCGATTCAAGGGACTGGGAGAAATATCTCCGGATGAGTTTAAGAATTTTATAGGAAAGGACATGCGGCTGGAGCCGGTGATCATTGGGCAGGAAACCAATGTGGCGAATGTTCTCGCTTATTATATGGGTAAAAATACCCAGGAACGTCAGAATTTTATTATTGAAAACTTAAAAGTGGAATAGGATCTTGCAGAATCTGCCTGATCCTGAAATGAAGATGCGAAATGGCTAAGAAGAAACCTGAGAGCAAAGGCAAAAAGAAGGCAAAAAAGGGAGGGGAAGAGGAAGACGGTCCAAATGTACCCCGTCCGGTGAACGATAAATCCGGATCCGTAATTCACTTGTCCGGTATGTACGAGAACTGGTTCCTCGACTACGCGTCCTATGTAATCCTTGAGCGCGCAGTTCCGCATGTGAATGATGGATTGAAGCCTGTTCAGCGCCGGATACTGCATTCACTCAATGAGCTGGAAGATGGTCGCTATAATAAGGTTGCAAACGTTATTGGAAATACAATGAAGTATCATCCGCATGGAGATGCTTCGATAGGTGACGCAATGGTGCAGATCGGCCAGAAGGACCTGCTCTTTGATTGCCAGGGAAACTGGGGAAATATTTTAACGGGCGATAGTGCGGCGGCCCCAAGGTATATAGAGGTCCGTTTGTCTAAGTTCGGGCAGGAGGTGGTATTCAATCCTAAAACTACCGTCTGGCTTTCCAGTTATGACGGAAGGAATAAGGAACCTGAAACTCTGCCTGTAAAGTTTCCATTACTCCTGGCTTCCGGTGTGGAAGGGATTGCGGTTGGATTAAGTTGTAAAATCCTCCCCCACAACTTTATTGAGCTCATTGACGCAAGCATATCAGCATTAAAAGGAAGAAAGCCGAATATTTTGCCGGATTTTCCTACGGGGGGCCTCGCAGATTTTTCTGCATACAACGAAGGTTTGAGAGGAGGAAGAATACGCGTGCGGGCCCGCATACGTCAGGAAGACAAAAAGACCCTCGTCATTTCTGAAATTCCTTTCGGCACTACCACCGGGTCACTGATTGAGAGCATTCTTTCCGCGAATGACAAAGGCAAGATCAAAGTAAAGAAAGTTGAGGATAATACAGCCGAGAATGTTGAAGTGGTAATCCATCTGATTCCGGGCACCGATATTGATAAAACCATAGATGCACTTTATGCCTTTACGGATTGCGAGGTAAGTATTGCTCCGAACGCGGTTGTTATTGAAAACGACAAACCTGTATTCCTGGGTGTGAATGAAATGCTTCGCCGTACTGCATTCCGTACGCAGGAATTGTTGAAGCAGGAATTGGAAATCAAATTAAACGAGCTGCAGGAAGATTGGCATTTCAGTTCCCTTGAAAAGATTTTTATAGAAAAACGTATTTATCGCGACATTGAAAACTGCGAAACCTGGGATTCTGTAATTCAGACTATTGATAAAGGGCTGAAACCCTACAAAAAGAAATTTTTGAGAGAGATCACTGTCGAAGATATTACCAGACTTACCGAGATCAAAATCAAGCGCATCTCTAAATTTGATGCGAAAAAGGCAGATGAGTACATGAAGGGTCTGGAGAAGGGCATTGCAGATACTAAGCATAACCTGAAAAATCTCACAGACTATACTATTGAGTATTACAGAGAGCTGAAGAATAAATACGGAAAAGGAAGAGAGCGGCGTACGGAGATCAAGAGCTTTGAAGTAATAGAGGCCAGGCAGGTGATCATTAACAACACGAAATTGTATGTGAACCGGGAGGAG
This DNA window, taken from Bacteroidia bacterium, encodes the following:
- a CDS encoding VWA domain-containing protein; this encodes MKTKQRSGSYSVAALLLLLLLSVAAFSQQTTTRILFVFDDSFSMYGQWQTGIKIDKAKAMFCDFLDSLKGKPNLEVALRVYGHQFPLQPQRNCEDTKLEVPFGVPVENIPKMKAKIKGLVPTGTTPIAYSLGQCANDFPKKANTRNVIILITDGIEECGGNPCEVAMKLQKSGIVLKPFVIGIGLNQLFGEQMGCIGKYYDASSEESFKNILNVIVTQVLNNTSVQVNLLDKSGKPTETDVNMTFYDQYSGEIKYNYMHTINHRGNPDTLMIDPLGTYKMVVHTIPPVSKENITITPGKHNVIAVDAPQGTLYVKINGTNNYKSLPVIVRKSKDPSTLNVQMINDPEKYITGFYDIEILTLPRIKMKDLTISQSTTTTIEIQESGIATIIRPSPGPCSLYLEENGKLVWVTNLESTLTSENIVLQPGNYRVEYRPQNAKESVYTVERKFTINPGGSSTVKMY
- the ychF gene encoding redox-regulated ATPase YchF, which gives rise to MALKCGIVGLPNVGKSTLFNCLSNAKAQAANFPFCTIEPNVGVITVPDERLNKLSELVKPERIVPTTVEIVDIAGLVKGASKGEGLGNQFLANIRETNAILHVLRCFDDPNVVHVDGSVNPVRDKEIIDTELQLKDLETVDTAYKRLERAAKSGNDKDAKKRVEVMLKVKQTLESGSNARASGLSPEDFSLIADLHLLTMKPVMYVCNVDEAAAKTGNKYVDAVQELVRSENAEVLVITAAMEAEIAALETYEERKAFLDDLGLQEPGVNKLIRAAYKLLNLQTYFTAGVKEVRAWTITRGMTAPQAAGVIHTDFEKGFIKAEVIKYKDFVSLGSEAACRDAGKLGIEGKEYIVDDGDVMHFRFNV
- a CDS encoding transketolase, which translates into the protein MSKIDELKRTSSQVRRDILRMVHAVQSGHPGGSLGCTDFLVALYFDVMKHHAKGWSMDGYGEDIFFLSNGHISPLLYSVLARSGYFPVHELATFRKLNSRLQGHPTTHEGLPGIRIASGSLGQGLSVAIGAALGKKLNKDKSLVFSLHGDGEIQEGQIWEAAMFASANKIDNLISTIDVNGQQIDGPTDKVLPLGDLEAKWHAFGWEVLKTDGHDMVALVNTLNEAKGKCGNKKPVMILMKTEMGKGVDFMEGTHHWHGVAPNDEQLKKALAQLEETLGDY
- a CDS encoding DNA gyrase/topoisomerase IV subunit A, with amino-acid sequence MAKKKPESKGKKKAKKGGEEEDGPNVPRPVNDKSGSVIHLSGMYENWFLDYASYVILERAVPHVNDGLKPVQRRILHSLNELEDGRYNKVANVIGNTMKYHPHGDASIGDAMVQIGQKDLLFDCQGNWGNILTGDSAAAPRYIEVRLSKFGQEVVFNPKTTVWLSSYDGRNKEPETLPVKFPLLLASGVEGIAVGLSCKILPHNFIELIDASISALKGRKPNILPDFPTGGLADFSAYNEGLRGGRIRVRARIRQEDKKTLVISEIPFGTTTGSLIESILSANDKGKIKVKKVEDNTAENVEVVIHLIPGTDIDKTIDALYAFTDCEVSIAPNAVVIENDKPVFLGVNEMLRRTAFRTQELLKQELEIKLNELQEDWHFSSLEKIFIEKRIYRDIENCETWDSVIQTIDKGLKPYKKKFLREITVEDITRLTEIKIKRISKFDAKKADEYMKGLEKGIADTKHNLKNLTDYTIEYYRELKNKYGKGRERRTEIKSFEVIEARQVIINNTKLYVNREEGFIGWSLRKDEFVCDCSELDEIVAFAGDGTMRVVKMADKVFMGKDIRHVAVFRRGEEKTVYHMVYRDGPKGITFMKRFTVGGVTRDKMYSLTRGTPGSEVLYFSANPNGESEVVSIILRAAPSLRKTEFDVDFGAMAVKGRDTIGNQVTKYTVRKVVMKEKGEGQIQKVKVWFDDTVHRLNNSEKGTYVGEFRPEDKILSINQRGDYRITGFETSIHFEDDIILIEKFDPRKAVTAVYYDADKKGYFVKRFIVELARDRVGFIPEGKDNALELATTQREPVVALSFRGQDKKKKLELSRFVEVMGVKAKGNRLHFDKIKGMDLLPAKGGADDPELEFEDSKLSPVQEAKAKSVKSKKGKGGQIELF
- a CDS encoding transketolase family protein; this translates as MKKFTFTEKKDTRSGFGAGLQELGKKNPKVVALCADLTGSLKMDAFKKENPERFFQAGIAEANMIGMAAGLTVGGHIPYTGTFANFSTGRVYDQIRQSVAYSGKNVKICASHAGLTLGEDGATHQILEDIGLMKMLPGMVVINTCDFNQTKAATLAIADYEGPVYLRFGRPAVPNFTPADQKFEIGKAVMLNEGKDVSIFATGHLVWEAIQACELLEAQGVSAEVINIHTIKPLDEKAVLTSVRKTRCAVTAEEHQAHGGLGDSISQLTGREFPCPVEMVAVNDQFGESGTPAELMKKYGLTKEAIAEKALKAMKRRS
- a CDS encoding sigma-70 family RNA polymerase sigma factor, giving the protein MELTDKELLAQFRTPDTRERAFTHLVERYQKKIYWHIRRIVISHDDADDVVQNVFIKVWKSLDKFNEDSQLFTWLYRIATNESLSFLRQKKAHLYVNFDDVAHGLSKTLEDDNYFKGDELQKKLQQAILNLPDKQRIVFNMRYFEEMPYEQMSDVLETSVGALKASYHHAVKKVEEYMIKNMER
- a CDS encoding type IIA DNA topoisomerase subunit B, which translates into the protein MAKYTEADIRSLDWKEHIRLRPGMYIGKLGDGSSYDDGIYILIKEVIDNCIDEYVMGFGKQIDVEVSDESVTIRDYGRGIPLGKVVDCVSKINTGAKYDSEAFKKSVGLNGVGTKAVNALSSHFRIQSVRDGKTVIAEFQRGALKKEERPKSSSEKPGTIVIYTPDEKMFGKFHHINEYVERMMWNYAYLNTGLTLNYNGKKFYSENGLKDLLTGKIAEDQVLYPIIHLKGDDIEIAMTHHNSQYGEEYYSFVNGQHTTQGGTHLSAFREAVAKTIKEFYKKDFDAADIRTSIVAAISVKVQEPVFESQTKTQLGSLDVGPKGPSMRSFVGDFVKNALDNYLHQHPEMAEALQQKIIQSERERKELAGIQKLARERAKKSSLHNKKLRDCRVHFNTNHERAKETTLFLCEGDSASGSITKVRDVETQGVFSLKGKPLNAFGLSKKIVYENEEFNLIQAALDIEESVENLRYNNIVLATDADVDGMHIRLLLLTFFLQFFPDLVKNGHVYILQTPLFRVRNKKETIYCYSEQEKRKAVEKLGPKPEITRFKGLGEISPDEFKNFIGKDMRLEPVIIGQETNVANVLAYYMGKNTQERQNFIIENLKVE